The window GGAGCGGTCGGGGCGGACGGAACCAGGAGCTGGTGCTGGCAGCGGCCATCGCCCTGCAGGGCTGGCCGGATTGCGTGGTGGCCTCCATGGGGACCGATGGGATCGATGGACCGACGGACGCGGCCGGCGCCCTGGCGGACGGCGAGAGCGTGCACCGGGCTTACCTCCTGGGCCTGGACGCGATGGCCCATCTGCATGCCAACGATGCCTACGCCTTCTTCGAGGCTCTGGGGGATCTGATCCGCACCGGGCCGACGGGGACCAACGTGAATGACATCGGGGTGTTGCTGGTGGGCCCGAAGTGAGCCGGGGCGCTGTTCCTCCTTTCGGATCAAAACGTGGGAGATCCGCCATGCGCCGTGCTCCTCCTCCCTGGATCTGCATCGTCGGGCGATCGGGCGCAGGGAAGACGACGGTCCTCGAGGGATTGGTGCGGATCTTCCGGGAATGGGGGCTCCGGGTGGGGACGATCAAGCATGATCCCCACGGGGGGATGGAGTGGGATCAGGTCGGGAAGGACACGTGGCGGCACCGGGAGGCCGGAGCGGACCTGGTCATCGGCGTGACGCCGCGCTGGCTCTGGATCTCCCGGCGCCTCGAGCGCCCCCTCACCCTGCGTGACCTCGTTCAGGAGCTCCAGGGGGTGGATGTGATCCTCGTGGAAGGCTTCCACACGGAAGCCGCTCCCAAGGTGGAGGTGATGCGCTCGGAGACAGGGCTGGAGCCGGTGACCCAGCCGGGGGAGCACTGGGCGATCGTCTCGGATGTGCCCCTTGAGCTGGGGGCCCCCTGCTTCCGGTTTGGGGAGCTGGAGGAGCTGGCGCGGTTCCTGGCCCGGCGTCTGGGGTTGCCGGGAGCAACTCCCCGTTGAGGATCCGCCGTCCCCCCTATAGCCGCGAAGACGGCGATCCGGCCGGTTTACCTGGTGGGATCCAGCGCTTGAACAAGCGAATCGCTCCCGAGCCCGACGACCCGCATCAGGACAGGGTGGCGTGGCGCTATGTTTACGACCCCGAGAACCGCCTGGCCGTCGTCACGGACACCGTCTCCGGGCAAGGGGTATGAGCCGAAACCGGCGGATCCGACGGCTCCGAAATCATTCTATGGACTCCATGATCCGTGTCCTCAGCCTTGACAGAGTGCGCGGATTGTGTTATCGTAGAGCCAGCCCGGTGGGCAGTCCATATCATTTTACGGCAGGCTTCGTCGATGGCTCAGCCGGAGCATCCCCGATTCACCGCTTCCGATCCAGGGCTCGACCTCCTGCAGAGGCGAGCCGTTTCTTCCTATCGATTCTCCACGGTTTCTCTAAAGAGAGCACGCTGACTTCGACGCCGGCCGGTCCGTAGGGGTATCCCCTGGGACTTTTTTCCTATCCCGGTTGGGTAGGTTTTTCTTTACACTGAGATCGCCCCCTTAGCTCAAAGGGAAAGAGCGGCCGCCTTCTAAGC is drawn from Thermoflexus hugenholtzii and contains these coding sequences:
- the mobB gene encoding molybdopterin-guanine dinucleotide biosynthesis protein B, which encodes MRRAPPPWICIVGRSGAGKTTVLEGLVRIFREWGLRVGTIKHDPHGGMEWDQVGKDTWRHREAGADLVIGVTPRWLWISRRLERPLTLRDLVQELQGVDVILVEGFHTEAAPKVEVMRSETGLEPVTQPGEHWAIVSDVPLELGAPCFRFGELEELARFLARRLGLPGATPR